CGCGGTCTCCAACGCCTCCCACTCCCGCACCGGATAGGCGTGGAGGCAGGGGTCCAGTGCCGTGGTGACGATGAGCCGCTCGTCGTAGGCGCCCACCAACGTCTCCCGCAGCTTGGCCGGGAGGCTGGTGCGCCCCTTCGCGTCGATCTGGTGCTCATAGACGCCTCGGAACACGCGGGACGATCCACCTTTTCAGCCCGACACGGGACGGACCACCACTCCTTCCCACTTCTTACCCCTCTGCGGCCGGCATACATACGCGCCCCCCCCAGGGGGGTCAAGAAAGCGCGCAACAGGCTGGAACACCGCGCGCCCGGCGCCGGACATCCCCCGGGGCACATGCCGGACGGCCTACCTTTGGGGGTGGGGTCAAATTGAGTTCGGGGGTGGGGCAAACTTGAGTTCTTTCGCTCCCAGGCTGAGACTGACGGGCGCGTGAACACGAACGTTCGACTGAAGGTGGCCTACAAGACGCCGCAGTCGCTGGTCGGCGAGTACACCCGCAGCGTGGGTCAAGGCGGCGTCACCCTGGAGACGCGCAGGGCCCTGCCGCTGGGCACCCGCTTCACCTTTGAACTGCACGCGGGCGGCATGCCGCGGCCGGTGGAGGTGCTGGGCGAGGTCGTCAAGGTGGAGCCGCGCCCCGGCGAGCGCTTCATGCTCACCGTGCGCTACGACGGCGCGGAGGATCGCAGCGCGCTGGACGCGGTGCTCCAGTTCATCTTCGCCCAGGAGGAGCAGAACGGCCTGCGCCGCTTCCCGCGCCTGCCGCTGCACCTGCGCGCGCGGGAGAGCGACCCCCGGGCGCCGTTCTTCTACGTGCGCGACATCTCCCGGGGCGGCGTGGGCCTGGAGGTGGACGCCCCCGCCCTGCCCCGCGAGGTGCAGGTGGGCACGCCCTTCTTCATGGAGATGGACATGACGGAGGGGCCGCTCCTGCTCCACGGCGAGGTGGCGTGGACGTCGTCCGTGCCGCGCAAGGGCGTGGCGCAGGCGGTGACGCCGGGCTTCGGCGCGACGTTCGGCCGGCTGCGGCCGGACATGCTCCAGCGGCTGGAGGACCTGATGGCGCTGGAGCACCTGCCGCCCGCGCCCTGGAGGGCCCGGGTCAGCTTCGGCCTGGATGCCGTGTCGCGGATGCCCTGACGCTGCGTCCAGGGCACCCACGCACTTCAGCCATTACAGCGGGTTGTACGGGTAGCCGCCGGCCTCTTCCAGGCCCGCGACGAGGGTCTCCCGCAGCTCCGCCGGGTCGTACGGGGTGAAGGCGTCCAGCGCGGACAGGCGCTTCAACTCCAGCGAGAGCGCGTCCCCCTTGAGCGTGGCGCAGAGCGCGCGGCGGGTGCGCTCGAAGGCGCGCGTGGTGGACTCCATCGCGTACAGCCGCACCAGCGCCACGCGCACCGGGTCCAGCACACCGCTGGTGGCGCCCTGGCGGGTGCGCGTCACCATGGAGTCCAGCGCGTACGCGTCCATCACCACGTCCGCCAGCGCGGCCATGACCTCCTGGTGCTTGTCCAGCTCCGTGCCGAAGGTCTCCGCGGCCAGGCGCATGCCGTGGATGGCCAGGTGCTTGGCGCACTCGGCGGCGATCTCCTCGTTGGCCAGCGCGTCGTGGCGGCCCGCGCGGGGCCGCTCGCCGCGGCCCAGCTCCTCCGCCACGGAGCGCGCCTGCGCGAACAGCGGCAGGTCGCCCTTCACGGCGCGCTTGAGCAGCATGCCCGTGATCAGCATCCGGTTGATCTCGTTGGTGCCCTCGAAGATGCGGTTGATGCGCGCGTCGCGGTAGGCACGCTCCACCGGGTACTCCTCGATGTAGCCGGCGCCGCCGTGCACCTGCACCGCGTCGTCCACCAGGAAGCCGATGGCCTCCGAGCCGAAGACCTTCATGATGGAGGCCTCGGTGGCGAACTCCTCCATCGCGGCGATGACGTGCGCGTCGTAGTCCGCGTCCGAGCGCTCCTTGGACGCGAGGCGCCCGTCCACCAGCCCCGCCGTGCGGTACGTCATGCTCTCCACCGCGTAGACGAGCGTGGCCATGCGCGCGAGCTTCTCGCGGATGAGCGGGAACGTGGCGATGGGCGCCTTGAACTGCTTGCGCTCCTGCGCGAACTTCAGCGCGCTCTGCAGCTGCAGCTTCATGCTGCCGATGACGCCCGCGCCCAGCTTCAGGCGGCCGTAGTTGAGGATGTTGAAGGCGATGCGGTGGCCCTTGCCCAGCTCTCCCAGCAGGTTCTCCACGGGAACGAGCGCGTCCTCGAAGTAGAGCGGGCACGTGGACGAGCCGCGGATGCCCATCTTGTGCTCCTCCGGGCCCACGGTGAGGCCCGGGGTGTCCTTCTCCACGATGAAGCCGGTGAACTTGTCGCCGTCCACCTGCGCGAACACGACGAACACGTCCGCGAAGGCCGCGTTGGTGATGTAGAGCTTGGAGCCGTTGAGGACGTAGTGCTTGCCGTCCTGGGACTTCACCGCCTTCGTCTTCGCCCCGCGCGCGTCGCTGCCGCTGCCCTGCTCCGTCAGCGCGTACGCCGCCACCCACTCACCCGTGGCGAGCTTGGGCAGGTACTTCGCCTTCTGCGCCTCGTTGCCGAACCACACGATGGGCAGCGACCCGATGCCGGTGTGCGCGCTGGACGTCACCGACCAGGAGCCCAGGAGGCTCATGGCCTCCGCGAGCAGGAGCGACGTCGTCTTGTCCAGGCCCGTGCCGCCGTACGTCTCCGCGATGTCCACGCTCAGGAGGCCCAGGTCGCCCGCGCGGCGCAGGAGGTCGCGCAAGAGCGCGTTGTCCTTGCCCTCGATGCGCGCGGCCTGGGGCAGCACCTGCTCCCGGCAGAACTGGAGCGCCGTCTTGAAGAAGAGCCGCTGCTCCTCGGAGAACCCCTCCGGCGTGAGGATGCGGGTGGAGCCCACCTCCTGGAAGAGGAAGGTGCCCCCGGCGAGAACATCCTGGGGACGGGAAGCGGGCTCGGTTGCGGCGACCATCGACGACCTCCGGGGAGGGAGCATTGCCCTCCGAAGCCTTCAGGGAAAAAGGCGCGCGGCACATTAGGGCGCGCGGACCGCCACGGGTAGTAGCGGCGAGGACCCACCACCTCAATGCGACGTGGGACTCCACCCGGGGTGTGTGCCCGCCCGCCAGGCGGGAGGCTTCGTGGACCCAGCCTTACGGGGAACCCGCGTCCGGAGCGGACCGGGGCGTGGGGTACACGAGGCAGAGCGTGTCGAAGAGCCCCTCTTCCGGCGCGACGTACGTGCCGCCGAGCGCCCGCGCCACCTGCACCACCTCCGTGCCGAACGAGGGGACGAGGCACAGGTCGTCCGACGTGGTGAAGCGCGTCTTCAGCCGGGCCAGCTCCCGCCGCAGCGTCGCGATGTCCTGGCGCCCGCCGCGCACCGGCACGGACGGGCCATTGCGGTCCGGCCCCGGCAGCTTGCCTACGCTGGTGCTCAGCTCGAAGCCGTCCGCACGCTGGATGATGCGCAGCTTGCCGGGCGCCACCTCATCCAGCCACGCCCGGAAGCCCTGCTCGTCGCGCAGCACCAGGCGGTAGGCCACCGGCGCGTCCGGGTGCTGGAGCCACACCTCCGCCGCCTGCGCGCGAAGCACCGCCAGCGCGTCCGACACCTGCGCGAGGAACGTGTCCGCGTCCTCCACGGCGACGAGCACGTCCCTGCCCCGCACCCGCTCCGCGAGCCTGGCCGCGTCCCGGGCTGGAGTGAAGGTCTCCGCCCCCAGGCGCACCTGTTCTCCCGACAGCTCCAGCCGGAGGACGTCATCCGGAAGGGGCTCGCCCCAGGCGGGTGCGGACACGGGCGTGACGGTCGCATCCGCCCAGCTGCCCGCGTCCACGGGAGCAGGTGGAGGGGCGGCCGTTTCCACGCGGAGTGCTGGCTTCGGAGATACCGTGCGTGCCGGTTCGGCGGGCGGGGACTCCCGGCAGCCACCCCATGTGAGGCTGCTCCACACCAGGAGGAAGAATGCAGGGTTACGGGAACAGGCTGGCGAGCGTAGCGGAATATTCCACCCTGAGCGTCTGAATGGCCTCATGATAGCTTCTCGCGGTTTTCGCGAAGGACTCCCCTCCACCGGAGCCGATTCGAACGTGCCGCCGCCTTCCGCCGGCTTCCAGTTCGGCAAGTACAAGCTGCTCGAGCGCATCGCGACGGGCGGCATGGCGGAGATCTACCGCGCCCGGATGACGGCGGTGGCGGGCGTGACGAAGCCGGTGGTCATCAAGAAGATCCTCCCCGGTTACGCGGACGACAGCGCGTTCGTGTCCATGTTCATCAACGAGGCGCGCATCGCGCTGGGGCTGTCGCACGGCAACATCGCGCAGATCTTCGACTTCGGCGAGGTGGAGGGCGAGTACTTCCTCGCGATGGAGTGGGTGGACGGCCATCCGCTCTCGCACGTGCTGCGCCGCGCGCGGGAGAAGGGGCTGCCCGCGCTGCCGCCGCCCCTGGCGGTGCTGGTGGCCATCGACATGTTGCGGGGGCTCGCATACGCGCACACGCGGCTGGATGACAACGGCCGCCCGCTGCACATCGTCCACCGGGACGTGAGCCCGCAGAACGTGCTCCTCTCCTTCGAGGGGCAGGTGAAGCTGGTGGACTTCGGCATCGCGCGGGCGCGGCTCGCCGGCCGCTCCGACACGAAGGTGGACCCCGCGAAGGGCAAGTACGTCTACTTCGCGCCGGAGCAGGCGCGCGGCGAGGCGCTGGACGCGCGCACGGACGTGTTCGCCGCGGGCACGGTCCTCTACGAGATGCTCTGCGGGCGGCGCCCCTTCGAGGGCTCGCTCCAGGACGTGCTGCGCAAGATTTCCCAGGGCGACTTCCCCCGCCCGCGCGAGTGGACGCCGAACATCCCGGCCGCGCTGGAGCGCATCCTGCTCACCGCGATGGCCACGAGCCCGGAGCAGCGCTACCCCACCGCGCAGGCCTTCGCGGAGGCGCTGGCGCGGCAGCTCCACGTCACCGCGCCGGACGTGTCCACCAGCGACCTGGGCCACTTCATGGGCTACCTCTTCGAGCCGGAGCTCGTGGAGGCCGGCCGCCCGGTGCAGCTGCCGCGCGAGTTCATCGCGCGGGTGGGCCGCTGGAGCGGCATCGCCGAACCGCCGCCCATCGCCACGCCGCCGGAGGTGCCCCGCCACGTCTCCGAGCCCGGGGGAGAGCCCCGCGAGCCCCGAGGCGATCTGACGACGCAGCCCCTGCCCCCGCAGGCGATGCCCCCGGAGCCGCGGCCCGCGTGGCACCGCTCCCTGCGCGGCTGGGCGGTGCGCGGCGCGCCGGTGGTGGTGGCCGCGCTCGTGGCCACGTGGCTGGGCCTGGTCATGGGCGGCTCCAGCACGTTCGCGGTGGAGCTCAGCTCCTCGCCCCCGGGCGCCACCATCCGCGTGGACGGCCGGACGCTGACGGAGACGACGCCCACGCTCATCACCCAGCTGGCGTCGGACCGCGACCACGTGCTGGAGGTGCTGCTGCCGGGCATGGTGCCCTTCAGCCAGCGCGTGCAGGCCGAGCGCGGCACCACGCTGGCGGTCCACGCGCGGCTCGCGCCGAAGCAGGCGGTCGCGGCGCGCGCCCTGCCCCGCGCGGGTCCGGACGACGCGCCCGCGGCCATCGCCCGCTATTCCGCTGGAGGCCCGTTCGCGCTCAGCGCGGTCGCGCATGCCCTGCGCGTGCCCTCGTCCCAGGCGGCGCGCATGCGGTTGGATCCGTCCCGCACCTACGGCCTGCGCGTGGAGGGCCGCGTGTCGGTGGGCGGCCCGCTGCCGGTGGCCCAGGCCGTGTACTTCCTGGAGGGCGGCACGGCGCTGGCCGCGCGCGACAGCTTCGGCCTGGTGGGCGCGGACGAGGTGCTGGTGCGCGACGCCTCCGTCCTCTACGTGTTCCTCTGGGACGACCGCCCCGACGACAACCGCGGCGCGCTCCAGGTGCACGTGCGCGAACAGGCGAGCGGCGCCATCACCACCCTGCTCCTGGACGCGCGCCGGCACGCCGTCTCGCTGTCCCCCCACGACGGCTTCACGCTCCGGGAGCTGGATCCGTCCACCACGTACCGCGTCGTCGTGCGGTTGGCCGGGGAGCCGGCGCGCACGCGCGGCTTTGGCGGCGGAGAGGTGGGCGGCGTGCTCGCGCTGCACGGCGCGGGGCTGTCCCCGGCCGTGGCCCCGGGCACGCTGGAGGTGCTGGAGGTCAACCAGCCCACGGTGATGCGCGGCGCGAGCTGGCTGCGGCTCGCGTTCCCGGATGACGACGTCCACGACAACTCCGGCGGCCTCACGCTGGAGGTGACGCCGGTGGCGCCGCTGCACCAGTAGCGCGCGCGACGGGCCGCTACAGGACACCGCCAGCCTGTAGCCGAAAAATTGATCATCCGGACGCCGCCCCTACCCTGGGCCGCAACGGAGGACGCTCAATGAAGAAGCTGCTTGCGGTGCTGGCCCTGGGGATCGCGGTGATGGCGACGGTGGGACTTTCCACCCGCGTGGACGCTCGGCCCGGAAGCACGGCGGACGAGGGGCCGACCGACGCCCAAATCGACGCGGTCCTGGACTCGCAGGCGCACGAGGTCATGGCCAAGCTGTTGGAAGCGCAGCGCAATGCCGACCGGATGACAATGCTTCCCCGGTAATCTCGTGGCATCCGGCGGGGCACGGTGCTACGACCGGCGCTCGCTTCGGTGCTCATCCCACCCGCCCACGAGGGGGCCATGCCAGAAGGGTCCGCTGCACTCCAGCTCCAGGTTGGAGACCGGGTCGTCTACCCCAACCAGGGGGTCTGCCGCGTCGCCGCCATCGACGTGAAGGAGGTGGCGGGCCAGAGCCTCACCTTCGTCACCATGCGCCGGGAGGAAGACGGCGCGGTCGTGATGGTGCCGCAAGGGAAGATCCTCTCCATCGGCGTCCGCAAGGTGGCCAGTCCCGCTGACGTGGAGGAGATCTACGCGTTCCTCCGCTCGGACAGTGACAAGGCCGACCTGGATTGGAAGCAGCGCGCGCGCACCAACCTGGACCGCATGACCCAGGGCGGCATCCTGGGGCTGGCGGAGGTCGTCAAGGGCCTCCAGGTCCTCAGTGAGCTGCGGCCGCTGCCCACCAAGGAGCGCGAGCTCTACGACAACGCCCGGCACCTGCTGGTCTCGGAGGTCGCCGCCGCGCTGGGCACCGCGGAGGCCAACGCCGAGGACTCCATCGACATCGTCCTCTTCCCGCCCGGGAAGGAGCGTCCCAAGCGCACCGCCGCGGAGTTCGCGCGGCCCGGTGGCGACGAGGACGACATGGACCTGGACGGCGACCTCATGGGTCTGGAGGGCGGAGAGCTGGACCTGCCCTCGGACGAGGAGCCGCAGTCCGAGTCCGACGAGGAGTCCTCCGAGGAAGAAGGCGGCGAGGAGGAAGGCGGCGAGGAAGGGGGCGAGGAGGCTCCCAAGAAGCGCGGCCGTCCGCCCAAGGCCAAGCCGGCCGAAGGCGCGGAAGCCGCCGCCCCGAAGAAGCGCGGCCGTCCGCCCAAGGCGAAGCCCGAGGTGGCGGAAGGTGCCGAACCCGCCGCCCCGAAGAAGCGCGGCCGTCCGCCCAAGGCCAGGCCGCCCGAGGGCGCCGCGCCCGCGGAGCCCGCCGCGCCCAAGAAGCGTGGCCGTCCTCCCAAGGCGAAGCCGCCCGAGGACGAGTGAACCCCACGGCCCTCCCGGCTGCCCGCGTCGCGCGTTCAAGCGCGCGCCCGGCACCGCGAGGGCCTTCCCGCCGAGGTGACGCCCCGTGATTCGCGTCGTGACGCTGGACCCCTTCGACGACAAGCAGCTCGCCAAGTTCAACCGCACGCTCTACACGGCCTTCGGCGTGGGCAGCGAGCACAGCGGCTCCGCGGAAGTCCCCGCGGGCATGTCCGAGCCCCTGGACGCGGAGAAGCTGCTCGATGAGGTGAAGGGCATCCGGGCCTACAAGGACGACAAGGTGCTGCTGCTCACCTCGCGCAAGCTGAAGGACCGCGACCTGCCCAGCGGCAAGGCGCCCACGTCGGGCTTCGCCAGGTACGGCAAGGACCGGGCAATCCTCTCCATCGCGCCGTTCAAGGACCTGGAGAAGGACTTCAAGCCCATCGCGCGGCACGCGCTGCACCAGCTGGGCACGCTCTGGGAGCTGCACCACTGCCTGGATCCGCGCTGCGCGATGTACCCGCCCTGGACGCCGTCCTTCAATCAGGGCGACCACATCTTCTGCACCTTCTGCCGCGAAAAGAGCGAGCAGAAGATCCGTCTTGCCAAGTCCTAAGGCCCTGCGCGCCCTGCCCCTGGTGGAGCTGGGGGCCCTGTTGCTCGTCGCGCTCGGGTGCCTCGCCTTCCAGCTGAGGCTTCCGGGCCGGCTGCCCACGGACGCGGACGAGCGCGCCGTGGCGGACGTGCTGGCCCGCGACGCGCGCCCCGGGGACGCGGTGCTGCTGTTCCCCTGGTGGACCGAGCGCGCCCGCCTCTTCGTGCCTCCTTCCGTGCCCGTGTACGGGTGGCTGGAGTCGGACCGCGCGGACTTGAGCGCGCACCCGCGCCTCTGGGTGCTGGGCCAGCCGGAGCTGCCCCGCTCCGACGTGGGCGCGTTCGACGCGGCCTTCCTCCCCGGCCGCAAGGCGCTGGGCCCCGAGTCGCGCATGGGCCCGCTGTCGCTGCGCCTCTATGAGAACGGCCGCTACCGTCCGCGCCACTGGGTGGCGAGCGAGTCCGCGAGCACGGCGCGCGTGTACCTGGAGCAGCCGGACGGCTCGCGCCGGGACTGCCCCTTCGACGGCAAGGTGCACCGCTGCCCTGGCCCGCCGCACCTGTACGTGGCGCCGGAGTGGCACGAAATCCTCTACGAGCCCCGGCACTGCCTGTGGATGCACGCGCCCGGAGGCGCGCAGAAGCTGGTGGCGGAGTTCGCCAACGTGCCCGCCAACATGGGCCTGCGGCTGGAGGGCGGCATCATCTTCGAGTTCGCGCACGCCAAGGACCCACGCCTGTCCACCGCGTACCTGGGCGTGGATGACGCGGCCACGGGCGAGCGGCTGTTGGACGTGTCCATTCCCCCGGGCCGGGAGGGTGTGCAGAAGGCGGAGGTGGTGCTGCCGCCCGGGCCGCCGCGCACGGTGAAGGTCTGGGTGCAGGCGGACAACGCGGAGTCGCGGCAGGTGTGCCTGGACGTGATGGCGCTGGAGCCCGCGGTGGGGGTGAAGCCATGACGGCTCCGGTGACGTTCCAGATGACCGGGCGCCCCGCGACGCGTGAGGAGAAGTTCACGGCGCTGGCGCTGTGGGTGCTGGCGTTCGCGGCGCTGTGGAGCACGGAAGCCGCCGTGGGCTTCACGCGCGACGAGAGCGTCTACTTCGCCGCGGCGGAGGGCTATTCGCAGTGGTTCCGGCTGCTGTTCCGCTCGCCCGTGCAGGCGTTCACGGACAGCGCCATCGTGCGCTTGTGGGACTACAACCACGAGCACCCGGCGCTGATGAAGACGCTGTTCGGGTTGAGCCACCTGCTCTTCCACGACGCGCTGGGTGTGATGCGCGACGCGACGGCCTACCGGCTGCCCGCGTTCGCGATGGCGGCGCTGGTGCCCTCGCTGTGCTTCCTCCTGGGCAGCGCGCTGTACGGCCGCACCGCGGGGTGGTTCGCCGCCCTCTCCTTCCTGCTGGTGCCCCGCCAGTACTTCAACGCGGAGCTGGCGTGCTTCGACATGCCGGTGGCCGCGATGTGGCTGCTCGTCGTGTACTGCTTCTGGCGCGCGCTGGAGAGCACCCGCTGGGGCGTCGCATGCGGCGTGGCGTTCGGACTGGCCATCGCCACGAAGCACAACGCCCTGTTCATGCCCTTCGTGCTGTCGCCGTTCGCGCTGTGGCGCGCGTGGCAGGCGAGCGAAGGCAACCCCGAGGCCCGCGTGCGGCTCTTCCGCTTCGTGGGGCTCTTCGCCGCGGTGGCGGTGCTGTACGGCCTGCTGGTGGTGTTCCTGGGCGGGCCCGCGGGGTTCCAGAAGAAGTTCCTGCTCCTGAGCCCGCACACGCTGTTCTTCGTGGGGCTCGCGGTGGGCTGCGAGGTGCTGCTGCGGGACCTGCGGCGCGTCAGCCTGCCGGTGACGCAGGCGCTGGTGCCGCTGGCGGCCATGGCGGTGCTGGGCCCGGTCCTCTTCTATCTGCACTGGCCCTACCTCTGGCACGCGCCGGTGGACCGCACCGCGTGGTACCTGGCCTTCCACGCGACGCACAACCACTACGCCTGGTTCTACCTGGGCACGTTGATGCGCGGGCCGCCCTTCCCGCTCAGTTACGTGGTGGTGAAGACGGCGCTGACGGTGCCCACCAGCCTCTTCGCGCCCATGGTGACGGGCTTCGTCGCGCTCGTGGGCCGCGCGCTGCTCAGCTTGAGTGAACGCACGCGTGACTGGGTGCGGATGCCCACGGCGTCCGAGGCGCTGGTGGGCGTCAACGCGGTGACGTCCATCCTCATCATCAGCCACCCGCAGGTGCCGCACTTCGGCGGCGTGAAGCACTGGTTCCCGTCCATGCCCTTCCTGGGCATCCTCGCGGGCGCGGCGGTGGCGCGCGGGTGCTTCGCGTTGTGGGAGGTGCTGAAGGCGCGGCGGCCGTCGGTGTCACCGCTGGCGGTGACGGTGCCGGTGTTCGCGCTGCTCATGGCGCCCGCGCTGCTGGGGCTGGTGCGGGTGTTCCCGTACGGCACGGCGGCGTACTCGGAGCTGGCGGGTGGGCTGCCGGGCGCGGCGACGCTGGGGATGCAGCGGCAGTTCTGGTCCAGCCACGTCACCGGCGTGCTGCCGTGGATCAACGAACACGCGAAGCCGGGCGCGCGCATCTACCTGCACGAGGTGAACGGCTTCTCGTTCCGCGACTACCAGCGCAACGGCATGCTGCGTCCGGACGTGCGGCCGGTGAACAGCCCGTT
This DNA window, taken from Corallococcus coralloides DSM 2259, encodes the following:
- a CDS encoding CarD family transcriptional regulator, which gives rise to MPEGSAALQLQVGDRVVYPNQGVCRVAAIDVKEVAGQSLTFVTMRREEDGAVVMVPQGKILSIGVRKVASPADVEEIYAFLRSDSDKADLDWKQRARTNLDRMTQGGILGLAEVVKGLQVLSELRPLPTKERELYDNARHLLVSEVAAALGTAEANAEDSIDIVLFPPGKERPKRTAAEFARPGGDEDDMDLDGDLMGLEGGELDLPSDEEPQSESDEESSEEEGGEEEGGEEGGEEAPKKRGRPPKAKPAEGAEAAAPKKRGRPPKAKPEVAEGAEPAAPKKRGRPPKARPPEGAAPAEPAAPKKRGRPPKAKPPEDE
- a CDS encoding PilZ domain-containing protein, producing the protein MNTNVRLKVAYKTPQSLVGEYTRSVGQGGVTLETRRALPLGTRFTFELHAGGMPRPVEVLGEVVKVEPRPGERFMLTVRYDGAEDRSALDAVLQFIFAQEEQNGLRRFPRLPLHLRARESDPRAPFFYVRDISRGGVGLEVDAPALPREVQVGTPFFMEMDMTEGPLLLHGEVAWTSSVPRKGVAQAVTPGFGATFGRLRPDMLQRLEDLMALEHLPPAPWRARVSFGLDAVSRMP
- a CDS encoding ArnT family glycosyltransferase, coding for MTAPVTFQMTGRPATREEKFTALALWVLAFAALWSTEAAVGFTRDESVYFAAAEGYSQWFRLLFRSPVQAFTDSAIVRLWDYNHEHPALMKTLFGLSHLLFHDALGVMRDATAYRLPAFAMAALVPSLCFLLGSALYGRTAGWFAALSFLLVPRQYFNAELACFDMPVAAMWLLVVYCFWRALESTRWGVACGVAFGLAIATKHNALFMPFVLSPFALWRAWQASEGNPEARVRLFRFVGLFAAVAVLYGLLVVFLGGPAGFQKKFLLLSPHTLFFVGLAVGCEVLLRDLRRVSLPVTQALVPLAAMAVLGPVLFYLHWPYLWHAPVDRTAWYLAFHATHNHYAWFYLGTLMRGPPFPLSYVVVKTALTVPTSLFAPMVTGFVALVGRALLSLSERTRDWVRMPTASEALVGVNAVTSILIISHPQVPHFGGVKHWFPSMPFLGILAGAAVARGCFALWEVLKARRPSVSPLAVTVPVFALLMAPALLGLVRVFPYGTAAYSELAGGLPGAATLGMQRQFWSSHVTGVLPWINEHAKPGARIYLHEVNGFSFRDYQRNGMLRPDVRPVNSPFDADIVAYQYHQEFREHEFLTWQAFGTRTPVTGLYLDETPQVIVYQRPE
- a CDS encoding serine/threonine-protein kinase, whose product is MPPPSAGFQFGKYKLLERIATGGMAEIYRARMTAVAGVTKPVVIKKILPGYADDSAFVSMFINEARIALGLSHGNIAQIFDFGEVEGEYFLAMEWVDGHPLSHVLRRAREKGLPALPPPLAVLVAIDMLRGLAYAHTRLDDNGRPLHIVHRDVSPQNVLLSFEGQVKLVDFGIARARLAGRSDTKVDPAKGKYVYFAPEQARGEALDARTDVFAAGTVLYEMLCGRRPFEGSLQDVLRKISQGDFPRPREWTPNIPAALERILLTAMATSPEQRYPTAQAFAEALARQLHVTAPDVSTSDLGHFMGYLFEPELVEAGRPVQLPREFIARVGRWSGIAEPPPIATPPEVPRHVSEPGGEPREPRGDLTTQPLPPQAMPPEPRPAWHRSLRGWAVRGAPVVVAALVATWLGLVMGGSSTFAVELSSSPPGATIRVDGRTLTETTPTLITQLASDRDHVLEVLLPGMVPFSQRVQAERGTTLAVHARLAPKQAVAARALPRAGPDDAPAAIARYSAGGPFALSAVAHALRVPSSQAARMRLDPSRTYGLRVEGRVSVGGPLPVAQAVYFLEGGTALAARDSFGLVGADEVLVRDASVLYVFLWDDRPDDNRGALQVHVREQASGAITTLLLDARRHAVSLSPHDGFTLRELDPSTTYRVVVRLAGEPARTRGFGGGEVGGVLALHGAGLSPAVAPGTLEVLEVNQPTVMRGASWLRLAFPDDDVHDNSGGLTLEVTPVAPLHQ
- a CDS encoding acyl-CoA dehydrogenase family protein yields the protein MVAATEPASRPQDVLAGGTFLFQEVGSTRILTPEGFSEEQRLFFKTALQFCREQVLPQAARIEGKDNALLRDLLRRAGDLGLLSVDIAETYGGTGLDKTTSLLLAEAMSLLGSWSVTSSAHTGIGSLPIVWFGNEAQKAKYLPKLATGEWVAAYALTEQGSGSDARGAKTKAVKSQDGKHYVLNGSKLYITNAAFADVFVVFAQVDGDKFTGFIVEKDTPGLTVGPEEHKMGIRGSSTCPLYFEDALVPVENLLGELGKGHRIAFNILNYGRLKLGAGVIGSMKLQLQSALKFAQERKQFKAPIATFPLIREKLARMATLVYAVESMTYRTAGLVDGRLASKERSDADYDAHVIAAMEEFATEASIMKVFGSEAIGFLVDDAVQVHGGAGYIEEYPVERAYRDARINRIFEGTNEINRMLITGMLLKRAVKGDLPLFAQARSVAEELGRGERPRAGRHDALANEEIAAECAKHLAIHGMRLAAETFGTELDKHQEVMAALADVVMDAYALDSMVTRTRQGATSGVLDPVRVALVRLYAMESTTRAFERTRRALCATLKGDALSLELKRLSALDAFTPYDPAELRETLVAGLEEAGGYPYNPL